Proteins encoded together in one Streptomyces sp. B1I3 window:
- a CDS encoding polyprenyl synthetase family protein, producing the protein MRSHPTEDPASADLRPGPEGRAHPVPVRADEQDGRTGEQPPHPPPPAEDAAAVDADVAAAVLRTARSVLRERVTRSAAVDPVFARDVAERVAEFTLDGGKRLRPAFLWWGMRACGGGAVTAALRLGVALELIQTCALVHDDVMDGSSLRRGRAAVHVGLAALADTAQGPARAESFGRSAAVLAGDLALAWADDTVADTPMPAECRGRVAGIWQAMRTEMVAGQYLDLHGQITRSRSPEQALRAACLKSALYTVERPLALGAALADAGRDVVRALCTAGRSAGVAFQLRDDLTGVFGDPAGSGKPSGGDIREGKATYLLAVARARAEAAGDREAVRLLDRVVGDAGLAEDALARVREVLTATGARAAVEDEARRLAEQAAHHLDGTAVDPDARRALVALFEGVAAGHHAVRPVPPGQASGPPVPPVPPGQASVPPGQVPARDRPARPHPPAPGRRDPDVPAEGGERRC; encoded by the coding sequence ATGCGCAGTCACCCGACGGAGGACCCCGCCTCCGCCGACCTCCGGCCGGGCCCGGAGGGCCGCGCCCATCCCGTGCCCGTGCGCGCCGACGAGCAGGACGGCCGCACCGGGGAGCAGCCGCCGCACCCCCCGCCCCCGGCCGAGGACGCCGCGGCGGTGGACGCGGACGTCGCCGCGGCGGTCCTGCGCACGGCCCGGTCCGTCCTGCGGGAACGGGTGACCAGGTCCGCCGCCGTCGACCCGGTCTTCGCCCGGGACGTGGCCGAACGGGTGGCGGAGTTCACCCTGGACGGCGGAAAGCGCCTGCGGCCGGCGTTCCTCTGGTGGGGGATGCGGGCCTGCGGCGGGGGAGCGGTGACGGCCGCGCTGCGCCTCGGGGTCGCCCTCGAACTCATCCAGACCTGCGCGCTGGTCCACGACGACGTCATGGACGGCTCGTCCCTGCGCCGGGGCCGGGCGGCCGTGCACGTAGGCCTCGCGGCCCTGGCCGACACGGCGCAAGGCCCCGCCCGGGCGGAGTCGTTCGGCAGGTCCGCGGCGGTGCTCGCCGGGGACCTCGCCCTGGCCTGGGCGGACGACACCGTCGCCGACACTCCCATGCCTGCGGAGTGCCGCGGGCGCGTGGCGGGCATCTGGCAGGCGATGCGCACCGAGATGGTGGCGGGGCAGTACCTGGACCTGCACGGTCAGATCACCCGCTCCCGGTCACCGGAGCAGGCCCTCCGTGCCGCCTGCCTCAAGAGCGCGCTGTACACCGTGGAGCGCCCGCTGGCGCTCGGCGCGGCCCTGGCGGACGCGGGGCGGGACGTCGTCCGTGCCCTCTGCACGGCCGGCCGCTCCGCGGGGGTCGCGTTCCAGCTGCGCGACGACCTGACGGGGGTGTTCGGGGACCCGGCCGGCAGCGGCAAGCCGTCCGGGGGAGACATCCGTGAGGGGAAGGCGACCTACCTGCTGGCGGTGGCCCGGGCGCGGGCCGAGGCCGCCGGGGACCGGGAGGCCGTGCGCCTCCTCGACCGGGTGGTGGGCGACGCCGGACTCGCCGAGGACGCGCTGGCACGGGTACGCGAAGTGCTGACGGCGACCGGCGCCCGCGCCGCCGTCGAGGACGAGGCGCGCCGGCTCGCCGAACAGGCCGCGCATCACCTGGACGGGACGGCGGTCGATCCGGACGCGCGCCGCGCACTCGTCGCGCTGTTCGAGGGCGTTGCCGCCGGCCACCACGCGGTCCGGCCGGTACCGCCCGGACAGGCCTCCGGGCCGCCCGTACCGCCCGTACCGCCCGGACAGGCCTCCGTACCGCCCGGACAGGTTCCGGCACGTGACCGGCCGGCCCGCCCGCACCCCCCGGCCCCCGGGCGCCGGGACCCGGACGTCCCGGCCGAAGGGGGGGAACGCCGGTGCTGA
- a CDS encoding SDR family oxidoreductase, which yields MGSDSNEAGLRCLVTGATGYIGGRLVPGLLEAGHRVRCLARNPGKLRDHPWAGEAEVARGDVTDAGSVGEAMRDIDVAYYLVHAMGAGSGFEETDRTAARIFGEQARAAGVRRIVYLGGLTPAGVPEKELSPHLRSRAEVGRILLDSGVPTTVLRAAVIIGSGSASFEMVRYLTERLPVMVTPSWVSTRIQPIAVRDVLRYLVGSAHMPDEVNRTFDIGGPDVLTYREMMQEYARVAGLRHRVILPVPMLTPGLSSHWIGLVTPVPRSIARPLAESLRYEVVCHEHDIERYVPDGPGQPFSFGTALSLALQRVREAGVTTRWSSASTPGIPSDPLPTDPDWAGGSLYTDVRELDVDASPEALWRVVEGIGGDNGWYSFPLAWAVRGWLDRLIGGVGLRRGRRDAERLRVGDSLDFWRVEEIEPGRLLRLRAEMRLPGLAWLEMYALEGPGGRSHYRQRAVFHPSGLLGHAYWWGVSPFHAVVFGGMARNIARAAGRETAGRRT from the coding sequence ATGGGAAGCGACAGCAACGAAGCGGGTCTGCGGTGTCTGGTGACCGGCGCGACGGGGTACATCGGGGGCCGCCTGGTGCCCGGACTCCTGGAGGCCGGTCACCGGGTGCGCTGTCTGGCGCGCAACCCGGGAAAACTGCGGGACCATCCGTGGGCGGGCGAGGCCGAGGTGGCCAGGGGTGACGTGACCGACGCGGGGTCCGTCGGGGAGGCGATGCGGGACATCGACGTCGCGTACTACCTCGTGCACGCGATGGGCGCGGGGAGCGGGTTCGAGGAGACGGACCGCACGGCGGCCCGGATCTTCGGCGAACAGGCGCGGGCCGCCGGGGTGCGGCGCATCGTGTATCTGGGCGGGCTCACGCCCGCCGGTGTCCCGGAGAAGGAGCTGTCGCCGCACCTGCGCTCGCGTGCCGAGGTCGGCCGGATCCTCCTCGACTCGGGCGTGCCGACGACCGTGCTCCGTGCGGCGGTCATCATCGGTTCCGGCTCCGCCTCGTTCGAGATGGTGCGGTACCTCACCGAGCGGCTTCCGGTCATGGTGACACCGAGCTGGGTGTCGACTCGGATCCAGCCGATCGCGGTCCGGGACGTGCTGCGCTACCTCGTGGGCAGCGCGCACATGCCGGACGAGGTGAACCGAACCTTCGACATCGGGGGCCCAGACGTCCTGACGTACCGGGAGATGATGCAGGAGTACGCGCGGGTCGCCGGACTGCGGCACCGGGTGATCCTGCCGGTGCCGATGCTGACCCCGGGGCTGTCCAGTCACTGGATCGGGCTGGTCACCCCCGTGCCCCGCTCGATCGCGCGCCCTCTCGCGGAGTCCCTGCGGTACGAGGTCGTCTGCCACGAGCACGACATCGAGCGCTACGTACCGGACGGCCCCGGGCAGCCCTTCTCCTTCGGTACGGCCCTGTCGCTCGCCCTGCAGAGGGTCCGCGAGGCCGGGGTGACGACGCGGTGGTCCTCGGCGTCCACGCCGGGGATCCCGAGCGATCCGTTGCCCACCGACCCCGACTGGGCGGGTGGCAGCCTGTACACGGACGTGCGCGAGCTCGACGTGGACGCCTCGCCCGAGGCGCTGTGGCGGGTCGTCGAGGGGATCGGCGGTGACAACGGCTGGTACTCCTTCCCCCTGGCCTGGGCCGTCAGGGGGTGGCTGGACCGGCTGATCGGGGGTGTGGGCCTGCGCCGGGGCCGGCGGGACGCCGAACGTCTCCGCGTCGGGGACTCACTGGACTTCTGGCGGGTCGAGGAGATCGAACCGGGCCGTCTGCTCCGGCTGCGCGCCGAGATGCGGCTGCCGGGTCTCGCCTGGCTGGAGATGTACGCGCTGGAGGGCCCGGGCGGCCGGTCCCACTACCGGCAGCGCGCCGTCTTCCATCCGTCCGGTCTGCTCGGCCACGCGTACTGGTGGGGCGTGTCGCCTTTCCACGCCGTCGTCTTCGGCGGGATGGCACGCAACATCGCGCGGGCGGCGGGCCGGGAGACGGCCGGGCGGCGGACGTGA
- a CDS encoding deoxyribodipyrimidine photo-lyase: MSVSVVLFTSDLRLHDHPPLRVALASADEVVPLFVLDDGIGRAGFAVPNRRAFLADCLRDLDAGLRDRGGRLVVRSGEVTAEVCRIVDGTGADAVHMSAGVSGYAQRREERLREALGGRGCRLHVHDTVITAVAPGEVTPSGPGRDHFAVFTPYLRRWSGVRLRAPFAAPRAVRVPPEPASASLPVRSDVAGVSPGLAEGGERAGRARFAAWRRQGLGAYEARHDDLAGDVTSRLSPHLHFGTISSTELVRRAREAGGPGAEAFVRQLCWRDFHHQVLAARPQAAHRDYRSQGDRWRGERSAQEEIDAWKEGRTGYPLVDAALRQLRHEGWMHNRGRLVTASFLVKTLYVDWRVGARHFLDLLVDGDLANNQLNWQWMAGTGTDSRPNRVLNPLLQARRYDPEGVYVRRWVPELAGIGGAAVHEPWKLRAAGRCDGYPEPLVELGEGLARFKHARGLD, translated from the coding sequence GTGAGCGTGTCGGTCGTCCTGTTCACCTCGGATCTGCGGCTGCACGACCATCCGCCCCTGCGCGTGGCCCTCGCGTCGGCCGACGAGGTGGTGCCGCTGTTCGTCCTGGACGACGGCATCGGGCGCGCCGGGTTCGCCGTGCCCAACCGGCGTGCGTTCCTCGCCGACTGCCTGCGTGATCTCGACGCCGGGCTCCGGGACCGCGGTGGCCGGCTCGTCGTCCGTTCGGGTGAGGTGACGGCCGAGGTCTGCCGGATCGTGGACGGGACCGGCGCGGACGCCGTGCACATGTCGGCCGGTGTCAGCGGTTACGCGCAGCGGCGTGAGGAGCGGCTGCGCGAGGCGCTCGGTGGCCGAGGGTGCCGGCTGCACGTGCACGACACGGTGATCACCGCGGTCGCACCGGGAGAGGTGACTCCCTCCGGTCCGGGCAGGGACCACTTCGCCGTGTTCACCCCGTACCTCCGGCGCTGGTCAGGGGTGCGGCTGCGCGCCCCCTTCGCCGCGCCCCGTGCCGTGCGCGTCCCGCCGGAGCCCGCTTCGGCATCGCTCCCCGTCCGGTCGGACGTCGCCGGGGTGTCGCCCGGGCTCGCCGAGGGCGGGGAACGGGCGGGCCGGGCGCGTTTCGCCGCCTGGCGCCGTCAGGGTCTCGGCGCGTACGAGGCCCGGCACGACGACCTCGCGGGCGATGTCACCTCACGTCTGTCGCCGCATCTGCATTTCGGCACGATCTCCTCGACGGAACTGGTCCGGCGGGCACGCGAGGCGGGCGGGCCGGGGGCGGAGGCCTTCGTACGGCAGTTGTGCTGGCGGGACTTCCACCACCAGGTACTGGCCGCCCGGCCGCAGGCCGCGCACCGCGACTACCGCTCCCAGGGTGACCGTTGGCGCGGCGAGCGGTCCGCCCAGGAGGAGATCGACGCGTGGAAGGAGGGCCGCACCGGCTATCCACTGGTGGACGCCGCGCTGCGGCAACTGCGGCACGAGGGCTGGATGCACAACCGGGGGCGGCTGGTGACGGCGAGTTTCCTCGTCAAGACGCTGTACGTGGACTGGCGCGTAGGGGCACGCCACTTCCTGGACCTGCTGGTGGACGGGGACCTCGCCAACAACCAGCTGAACTGGCAGTGGATGGCGGGGACGGGCACGGACAGCCGGCCCAACCGGGTGCTGAACCCCCTGCTGCAGGCCAGGCGGTACGACCCGGAAGGTGTGTACGTGCGCCGCTGGGTTCCGGAGCTCGCGGGTATCGGGGGAGCCGCGGTGCACGAGCCGTGGAAGCTGCGGGCGGCGGGGCGCTGTGACGGATATCCGGAGCCGCTGGTCGAGCTGGGCGAGGGCCTGGCCCGCTTCAAGCACGCACGGGGGCTCGACTGA
- a CDS encoding DUF1206 domain-containing protein, which produces MANGRGRARGAANSKAMDVGARAGFVARGVIYLLVGVLALRIAFSDGGGEQADRGGAIAEIAEKPFGNILLWALGVGLAGMALWRLSEAVFGQAGPDGHKPGKRVMAAARSVFYAFVSYSVLSYAAGDQGSGSGSSDRQTEDVTARALGWTGGQWIVGIAGAAVVGTGLWMVYRAVTRAFHKRLKMAEMTTKIRRVVDVLGVFGGTARGVLFATAGGFAVAAAVRHEPGRAKGMDDTLRSFTDTPAGPWLLALIALGLAAFGAFSWASARYRRI; this is translated from the coding sequence ATGGCGAACGGACGGGGCCGCGCCAGAGGGGCGGCCAACAGCAAGGCCATGGACGTAGGGGCGCGAGCCGGGTTCGTCGCGCGCGGGGTGATCTACCTCCTGGTCGGCGTGCTGGCACTGCGCATCGCCTTCTCGGACGGCGGCGGAGAGCAGGCCGACCGCGGTGGCGCCATCGCGGAGATAGCCGAGAAGCCCTTCGGGAACATCCTGCTGTGGGCGCTCGGTGTGGGACTGGCCGGGATGGCCCTGTGGCGCCTCTCCGAGGCGGTCTTCGGCCAGGCCGGCCCCGACGGTCACAAGCCGGGCAAGCGGGTGATGGCCGCCGCGCGGTCCGTCTTCTACGCCTTCGTGTCCTACTCCGTGCTGTCCTACGCCGCCGGTGACCAGGGCAGCGGCAGCGGATCGAGCGATCGGCAGACCGAGGACGTCACCGCCCGGGCCCTGGGCTGGACCGGAGGCCAGTGGATCGTCGGCATCGCGGGTGCCGCCGTGGTCGGTACCGGGCTCTGGATGGTCTACCGGGCCGTCACGCGCGCGTTCCACAAGCGCCTCAAGATGGCGGAGATGACCACGAAGATCCGTCGTGTCGTCGACGTCCTCGGCGTCTTCGGCGGAACCGCACGCGGTGTCCTCTTCGCGACAGCGGGCGGATTCGCCGTCGCCGCGGCCGTGCGGCACGAACCGGGCAGGGCCAAGGGCATGGACGACACCCTGCGCTCGTTCACCGACACCCCCGCGGGACCCTGGCTGCTGGCCCTGATCGCGCTCGGCCTGGCCGCCTTCGGCGCCTTCTCCTGGGCCTCCGCCCGCTACCGCAGGATCTGA
- a CDS encoding DoxX family protein, with protein sequence MTALNRRDLGLFVLRVGTGAVLAAHGSQKLAGWFGGGGIQGTTAAMEAMGFHPPKHSAVAAGIGEAGGGVLLALGLATPAAGAAAAGTMAGAVAVHAPAGFFAMGGGYEYPAFLGFTAAAIGLTGAGRYSLDHVTGHLFDQPWTVALAFAGSALAAAAVVGRRAKDNAAAAGDDEA encoded by the coding sequence ATGACGGCCCTCAACCGACGTGACCTCGGACTGTTCGTACTCAGGGTCGGCACGGGAGCCGTGCTGGCCGCCCACGGCAGCCAGAAACTCGCCGGCTGGTTCGGCGGCGGCGGCATCCAGGGCACCACCGCGGCGATGGAGGCCATGGGCTTCCATCCGCCGAAGCACAGTGCCGTCGCCGCCGGAATCGGCGAGGCGGGCGGCGGGGTCCTGCTGGCACTCGGCCTCGCCACCCCGGCGGCCGGGGCCGCGGCCGCCGGCACGATGGCAGGCGCGGTGGCCGTGCACGCGCCGGCCGGATTCTTCGCGATGGGCGGCGGTTACGAGTACCCGGCGTTCCTCGGCTTCACCGCGGCCGCGATCGGCCTGACGGGTGCGGGCCGCTACTCCCTCGACCACGTCACCGGTCACCTCTTCGACCAGCCGTGGACGGTCGCCCTCGCGTTCGCGGGCAGTGCCCTCGCCGCGGCCGCAGTCGTGGGCCGCCGCGCCAAGGACAACGCCGCGGCAGCGGGTGACGACGAGGCCTGA
- a CDS encoding NADPH-dependent 2,4-dienoyl-CoA reductase has protein sequence MSPYPTLLSPLDLGFTTLPNRVLMGSMHIGLEEVERGFERMAAFYAARARGGVGLMVTGGIAPSERACSFPGGAKMTTEAEAAQHAEVTAAVHEAGGRIAMQILHFGRYAHHPDLVAPSALKAPISAFTPHALTGDEVEETIEDFVRAAELARQAGYDGVEIMGSEGYLINEFIVSATNHRDDRWGGSYENRIRFPVEIVRRVRERVGPDFILIYRLSMLDLVPGGSTLEEVVRLAREIEAAGATIINTGIGWHEARIPTIATSVPRGAFTWVTEKVRGAVSVPLVTSNRINTPELAEEILASGRADMVSMARPFLADPDFVAKAAEGRADAINTCIGCNQACLDHIFSLQITSCLVNPRACHETELVLSPTRSRKRVAVVGAGPAGLACAVTAAERGHSVTLFDAADDIGGQLDVARRVPGKEEFNETLRYFRTRLAEEGVELRLSTRATSAALDGFDEVVLATGVEPRSPAIPGVGHPSVVSYLDVLRDGVPVGDRVAIVGAGGIGFDVAEYLTDGGEAASLDPEVFFRQWGVDTAYADRGGLRAPERPKPPRSVHLVQRKATKVGAGLGKTTGWIHRTELRHRGVTMIAGASYDLIDDEGLHLTVDGEQHLLPVDTVVLCAGQEPRRELYEELRAAGRPVHLIGGADVAAELDAKRAIRQGTELAAEL, from the coding sequence ATGAGCCCGTACCCCACCCTGCTGAGCCCGCTCGACCTCGGATTCACCACCCTTCCCAACCGGGTGCTGATGGGATCGATGCACATCGGCCTGGAGGAGGTCGAGCGCGGCTTCGAGCGGATGGCCGCCTTCTACGCGGCCCGCGCCCGCGGCGGGGTGGGGCTCATGGTCACCGGAGGCATCGCCCCCAGTGAGCGCGCGTGCTCCTTCCCGGGCGGCGCCAAGATGACCACGGAGGCCGAGGCGGCGCAGCACGCCGAGGTCACCGCCGCCGTGCACGAGGCGGGCGGCAGGATCGCGATGCAGATCCTGCACTTCGGCCGCTACGCCCACCACCCGGACCTGGTGGCGCCCAGCGCTCTGAAGGCCCCGATCAGCGCGTTCACCCCGCACGCCCTGACCGGGGACGAGGTCGAGGAGACGATCGAGGACTTCGTCCGCGCGGCGGAGCTGGCGCGGCAGGCCGGTTACGACGGTGTCGAGATCATGGGCTCCGAGGGCTATCTGATCAACGAGTTCATCGTCTCCGCGACCAACCACCGCGACGACCGCTGGGGCGGCAGCTACGAGAACCGCATCCGCTTCCCCGTCGAGATCGTGCGCCGGGTCCGCGAGCGGGTGGGCCCCGACTTCATCCTGATCTACCGGCTCTCCATGCTCGACCTGGTCCCCGGCGGTTCGACGCTGGAGGAGGTCGTGCGGCTGGCCCGCGAGATCGAGGCGGCCGGCGCGACGATCATCAACACGGGCATCGGCTGGCACGAGGCCCGCATCCCGACCATCGCGACCTCCGTCCCGCGCGGCGCCTTCACCTGGGTGACCGAGAAGGTGCGCGGCGCGGTCTCCGTGCCCCTGGTGACGAGCAACCGCATCAACACGCCGGAACTGGCCGAGGAGATACTCGCCTCCGGGCGCGCGGACATGGTGTCGATGGCGAGGCCCTTCCTCGCCGACCCCGACTTCGTGGCCAAGGCGGCCGAGGGCCGTGCCGACGCGATCAACACCTGCATCGGCTGCAACCAGGCCTGCCTGGACCACATCTTCAGCCTGCAGATCACTTCCTGCCTGGTCAATCCGCGCGCCTGCCACGAGACCGAGCTGGTGCTCTCGCCGACCCGGAGCCGTAAGCGCGTCGCCGTGGTGGGGGCCGGTCCCGCCGGGCTGGCGTGCGCGGTCACCGCCGCCGAGCGGGGACACTCCGTGACCCTCTTCGACGCGGCCGACGACATCGGCGGCCAGCTCGACGTGGCGCGCAGGGTGCCCGGCAAGGAGGAGTTCAACGAGACGCTGCGCTACTTCCGCACCCGGCTGGCCGAGGAGGGCGTGGAGCTCCGGCTCTCCACCCGCGCCACGTCCGCCGCGCTCGACGGCTTCGACGAGGTCGTCCTCGCCACCGGGGTCGAGCCCCGCTCCCCCGCGATCCCCGGTGTCGGCCATCCCAGCGTGGTCAGCTATCTGGACGTCCTGCGCGACGGAGTCCCGGTCGGCGACCGGGTCGCGATCGTGGGAGCGGGCGGCATCGGCTTCGACGTCGCGGAGTACCTCACCGACGGTGGCGAAGCGGCGAGCCTGGACCCCGAGGTGTTCTTCCGGCAGTGGGGCGTGGACACCGCCTACGCGGACCGGGGCGGACTGCGCGCCCCGGAGCGTCCGAAGCCGCCGCGCTCGGTGCACCTCGTCCAGCGGAAGGCGACCAAGGTCGGGGCCGGGCTGGGCAAGACCACCGGCTGGATCCACCGCACCGAGCTGCGCCACCGCGGAGTCACGATGATCGCGGGCGCGTCCTACGACCTGATCGACGACGAGGGCCTGCACCTGACCGTCGACGGCGAGCAGCACCTGCTGCCGGTCGACACCGTCGTCCTGTGCGCGGGGCAGGAACCGCGTCGTGAGCTGTACGAGGAGCTGCGTGCGGCGGGCCGCCCGGTGCACCTGATCGGCGGCGCCGATGTGGCCGCCGAGCTGGACGCCAAGCGCGCGATCCGCCAGGGCACGGAGCTCGCCGCGGAGCTCTGA
- a CDS encoding PadR family transcriptional regulator, translating into MSLPHAILTALLEKPSSGLELTRRFDRSIGYFWPSTHQQIYRELGKLEQAGHIRVLPTSQPARGQKKEYEVLPAGREELAAWVALAEDPRPMRDPLLLRMRAAAVVGAPGLVAELRRHLALHQGQLAEYGEIERRDFPPERTAEEDRLRHLVLRAGIDLETFWTGWLATAIGELEGPGSGRADLGTGP; encoded by the coding sequence ATGTCACTCCCGCACGCGATCCTCACCGCCCTGCTCGAGAAGCCGTCGTCGGGGCTGGAGCTGACCCGTAGGTTCGACCGGTCGATCGGCTACTTCTGGCCCTCGACGCACCAGCAGATCTACCGCGAGCTGGGCAAGCTGGAGCAGGCGGGGCACATCAGGGTCCTGCCGACTTCGCAGCCGGCCCGGGGGCAGAAGAAGGAGTACGAGGTGCTGCCCGCAGGACGCGAGGAGCTGGCGGCCTGGGTTGCGCTCGCCGAGGACCCGCGCCCGATGCGCGATCCGCTGCTGCTGAGGATGCGGGCGGCGGCGGTGGTCGGGGCGCCCGGCCTCGTCGCGGAGCTGCGCAGGCACCTGGCACTGCACCAGGGGCAGCTGGCGGAGTACGGGGAGATCGAGCGCCGCGACTTCCCGCCGGAACGCACGGCCGAGGAGGACCGGCTGCGGCATCTGGTGCTGCGCGCGGGCATCGACCTCGAGACGTTCTGGACGGGGTGGCTGGCCACGGCGATCGGCGAACTCGAGGGGCCTGGCAGCGGGCGGGCCGACCTCGGGACCGGGCCCTGA